From the genome of Methylomonas sp. UP202, one region includes:
- the fdhF gene encoding formate dehydrogenase subunit alpha produces the protein MTHQCGNCGCGGDFGTPAKISDTLVELEIDLVKIQVPQGTSLLRAAAMAGIEIPKLCATESLEPFGSCRLCLVQVEGRRGYPASCTTPAEAGMVVKTQTPQLANIRRGVMELYISDHPLDCLMCPANGHCELQTMAGRVGLREVRYGYEGHNHLSLPKDESNPYFSYDPSKCIVCNRCVRACEQIQGTFALTIDGRGFESRVSAGQNQPFLDSECVSCGACVLSCPTATLMEKTLIEHGQTDDHIVTTCAYCGVGCSLVAEVKGDQVVNLFPNKNGHANHGHACVKGRFAWGYANHPDRLTKPMIREKITDPWREASWEQAIQFAADKFKAIQAKYGKNAIGGLVSSRCTNEEDYLVQKLVRAAFGNNNVDTCARVCHSPTGYGLSATFGTSAGTQSFDSVMDADVVMLIGVNPTDGHPVFGSQLKRRLRQGAKLVVVDPREINLVDSAHIKADFHLKLRPGTNVAMANALAHVIVGEGLYDEAFIDQRCDSQEFAKWKDFILDPRHSPEETAAITGVPAEQVRGAARLFAGGGNGAIYYGLGVTEHSQGSTMVIAIANLAMATGNIGRPGVGVNPLRGQNNVQGSCDMGAFPHELPGYRHVSNDAARATFEQAWGVELQNEPGLRIPNMFEAAFDGTFKGLYCQGEDIAQSDPNTQHVEAALRAMECIVVQDLFLNETAKFAHVLLPGASFLEKDGTFTNAERRISRVRKVKAPLGGYGDWEATMMLANAMGYPMHYDHPSQIMDEIAALTPTFNGVSYQKLEEMGSIQWPCNDSAPDGTPTMHIDGFVRGKGRFMTTEYVATDEKVTRRFPLILTTGRILSQYNVGAQTRRTKNTAWHPEDILEIHPHDAEERGIVDGDWVGIQSRAGETVLHAKVSSRVQPGVVYTTFHHPFSGANVITTDNSDWATNCPEFKVTAVQVVKVALPSEWQQRYLQFRTAQENFLKRPKASADG, from the coding sequence ATGACGCATCAATGCGGCAATTGCGGCTGCGGCGGCGATTTCGGCACGCCGGCAAAAATCTCGGACACGCTGGTGGAACTGGAAATCGATCTGGTCAAAATTCAAGTGCCGCAAGGCACCTCTTTATTGCGCGCCGCCGCGATGGCCGGTATCGAAATTCCCAAGTTATGCGCGACCGAAAGCCTGGAACCGTTCGGTTCCTGCCGTCTCTGCCTGGTCCAGGTCGAAGGCCGGCGCGGCTATCCGGCATCTTGCACCACGCCGGCCGAAGCCGGCATGGTGGTCAAGACTCAAACGCCGCAACTCGCCAACATTCGGCGCGGCGTGATGGAACTGTATATTTCCGACCACCCGCTGGATTGCCTGATGTGTCCGGCCAACGGCCACTGCGAATTGCAAACCATGGCCGGCCGGGTCGGCTTGCGCGAAGTGCGTTACGGCTACGAAGGCCACAACCATTTGTCGCTACCAAAAGACGAATCCAACCCCTATTTCAGTTACGACCCGTCCAAATGCATCGTCTGCAACCGTTGCGTGCGCGCCTGCGAACAAATCCAGGGCACGTTTGCATTAACCATCGACGGCCGAGGCTTCGAATCGCGGGTATCGGCGGGACAGAATCAACCGTTTCTGGATTCGGAATGCGTATCCTGCGGCGCCTGCGTATTGTCCTGCCCGACCGCGACCTTGATGGAAAAGACGCTGATCGAACACGGCCAGACCGACGATCACATCGTCACGACTTGCGCTTATTGCGGCGTCGGCTGTTCGCTGGTCGCCGAGGTCAAGGGCGACCAGGTCGTCAACCTGTTTCCGAATAAGAACGGCCACGCCAACCACGGCCACGCCTGCGTCAAGGGCCGCTTCGCCTGGGGTTACGCCAATCATCCCGACCGGCTGACCAAGCCGATGATTCGCGAGAAAATCACCGATCCGTGGCGGGAGGCCAGTTGGGAACAGGCCATTCAGTTTGCGGCGGACAAATTCAAAGCCATCCAGGCCAAATACGGCAAAAACGCGATTGGCGGCCTGGTATCGTCCCGCTGTACCAACGAAGAGGATTATCTGGTACAGAAACTGGTGCGGGCAGCGTTCGGCAATAACAACGTCGACACTTGCGCGCGAGTGTGCCATTCGCCGACCGGTTATGGCTTGAGCGCGACCTTCGGTACCTCGGCCGGCACCCAGAGCTTCGATTCGGTGATGGATGCCGACGTGGTGATGCTGATCGGCGTCAACCCGACCGACGGCCATCCGGTGTTCGGCTCGCAATTGAAGCGCCGCCTGCGCCAAGGCGCCAAACTGGTTGTCGTCGATCCGCGCGAAATCAATCTGGTCGACTCCGCCCACATCAAGGCGGATTTCCATCTCAAACTGCGCCCCGGCACCAACGTGGCGATGGCGAATGCACTGGCGCACGTTATTGTCGGCGAAGGTTTGTACGACGAAGCTTTTATCGACCAGCGTTGCGACAGCCAGGAATTCGCCAAATGGAAGGACTTCATTCTGGACCCGCGCCACTCGCCGGAAGAAACGGCGGCGATTACCGGCGTGCCCGCCGAACAGGTACGCGGCGCCGCGCGCTTGTTCGCCGGCGGCGGCAACGGCGCGATTTATTACGGTTTGGGCGTGACCGAACACAGCCAGGGTTCGACGATGGTCATCGCCATCGCCAACCTGGCGATGGCGACCGGCAACATCGGCCGGCCCGGCGTCGGCGTGAATCCGTTGCGCGGCCAGAACAATGTGCAAGGCTCCTGCGACATGGGCGCCTTCCCACACGAATTGCCCGGCTACCGCCACGTCTCCAACGACGCGGCGCGCGCCACGTTCGAACAAGCCTGGGGCGTAGAACTGCAAAACGAACCCGGCCTGCGCATTCCGAACATGTTCGAAGCCGCGTTCGACGGCACCTTCAAGGGTCTATATTGCCAGGGCGAAGACATCGCCCAATCCGACCCGAACACCCAACACGTCGAAGCCGCACTGCGGGCGATGGAATGCATCGTCGTGCAGGACTTGTTCCTGAACGAGACCGCCAAATTCGCCCACGTGCTGTTGCCCGGCGCGTCGTTCCTGGAAAAGGACGGCACCTTCACCAATGCCGAACGCCGGATTTCCAGGGTACGCAAGGTCAAGGCGCCGCTGGGCGGATACGGCGATTGGGAAGCGACGATGATGCTGGCTAACGCGATGGGCTACCCGATGCACTACGATCATCCGTCGCAAATCATGGACGAGATCGCCGCGCTGACGCCGACTTTCAACGGCGTCAGCTACCAAAAATTGGAAGAAATGGGCAGCATTCAGTGGCCCTGCAACGACAGTGCCCCCGACGGTACGCCGACGATGCACATCGACGGTTTCGTGCGCGGCAAGGGCCGCTTCATGACCACCGAATACGTCGCCACCGACGAAAAAGTCACCCGCCGCTTCCCACTGATTTTGACCACCGGTCGGATTCTGTCGCAATACAACGTCGGCGCCCAAACCCGGCGCACCAAGAATACCGCCTGGCATCCGGAAGACATCCTGGAAATCCATCCGCACGACGCCGAGGAACGCGGCATCGTCGACGGCGATTGGGTCGGCATCCAAAGCCGGGCCGGCGAAACGGTATTGCACGCCAAAGTCTCGAGCCGGGTGCAGCCCGGCGTGGTCTACACCACTTTCCACCACCCGTTTTCCGGCGCCAACGTCATCACCACCGACAACTCCGACTGGGCCACTAACTGCCCGGAATTCAAGGTCACCGCGGTGCAGGTCGTTAAAGTCGCGTTGCCTTCTGAATGGCAGCAACGCTATCTGCAATTCCGAACCGCGCAGGAAAACTTCTTGAAACGCCCCAAAGCGTCGGCCGACGGCTAA
- a CDS encoding YkgJ family cysteine cluster protein has protein sequence MRTEDALGFYAAQAQAFAETLASFRGGDLIGAILTQAFSSFDGNVGFEAGDYPPVDCDKGCATCCTLRVTATAPEVLLIERFIRHGQARGRELNLAKRVVKANAETAGLDEARRVALRRRCPFLERGVCMIYPVRPLACRGHACYDRKACVAAAKGRITEIPYSEPHRQFRSLIQNALQSTLRDAGYGWGLYELNHAVTLALADAANLDRWLAGENLWPGAAIGDVAPADMAAAFDRLKRMTE, from the coding sequence ATGCGCACCGAAGACGCTTTAGGCTTTTACGCGGCCCAGGCTCAAGCCTTTGCCGAGACGCTGGCCAGCTTTCGCGGCGGCGATTTGATCGGCGCGATATTGACCCAAGCGTTTTCCAGTTTCGACGGCAACGTCGGGTTCGAGGCCGGCGATTATCCGCCGGTCGATTGCGACAAGGGCTGCGCTACCTGCTGCACGTTGCGGGTCACCGCGACCGCACCGGAAGTGCTGTTAATCGAACGCTTTATTCGCCACGGTCAAGCGCGCGGCCGGGAATTGAATTTGGCGAAACGGGTGGTCAAGGCCAATGCGGAAACCGCCGGTCTGGACGAGGCCCGGCGGGTGGCCTTGCGTCGGCGCTGCCCGTTTTTGGAACGCGGCGTGTGCATGATTTATCCGGTTCGGCCCTTGGCCTGCCGCGGCCATGCCTGCTACGACCGCAAGGCCTGCGTCGCCGCGGCGAAAGGGCGGATTACCGAAATACCTTATTCCGAGCCGCATCGTCAGTTTCGAAGTTTGATTCAAAACGCCTTGCAGTCGACGTTACGCGACGCCGGCTACGGCTGGGGTTTGTATGAGCTGAACCACGCCGTGACCCTGGCGTTGGCGGATGCCGCGAATTTGGATCGCTGGTTGGCCGGCGAAAATTTGTGGCCCGGCGCGGCGATTGGCGACGTGGCGCCAGCGGACATGGCCGCGGCCTTCGATCGCTTGAAGCGGATGACGGAGTAG
- a CDS encoding cytochrome c peroxidase, with the protein MRVIPLVMLAGALLAAQAALAIGPVPVSLRNVPIPPVPGLLDGAAPIVVDKNAAIALGKALFWDQAVGSDGQACASCHFHAGADGRVKNQLNPGGNSVHASGRTFDTLPSGGGGPNHTLSLDDFPLHQFSNPADNTSRVVFSSDDVVGSAGSFSGQYQSVSQFGSANDRCARSADPLFKVGSVGTRQTTARNAPSVINAVFNHRSFWDGRANNIFNGSSPWGERDPDAGVWVKMNAKTVAKQRLHLVNASLASQAVAPPTNSAEMSCDGRHWQDIGRKVLSRQVLRDQLVHPQDSVLGAMSLAANRKPGLNTTYRNLVTRAFASRYWSYSGTGPFGAPVGGGLPYNQIEANFAMFFGLAIQLYESTLISDLAPFDLSPIDANMKPTWSNVAAATPAETQALVASLKNGVELFVNNHCNLCHAGPAFSLAAVAANAALLTPTPGASFGPPDTPIAFGPNAFGPFGAAAKGGINRYGNIVTRDTNIQQLPKFMDLGYANNGAVDVEDDPGVGGTDDFGNPLSYSAQYVEYLLGNATGLLDPGVNSIRACDFISPLAYNVAVNLPNVFLPSDGLQADGSREGVLRNQNCTNAVTAYIPTPAAALANLSASKMAVATHGAFKVPTLRNVELTGPYMHNGGMATLRQVIEFYSRHGNFSSDSLHFHLAGFSTLTTTEQNVTDLTNFLLSLTDERVRYQRAPFDHPQLIVAHGHLGGDLQVQAGHVLGANLGQDELLAIPAVGANGSSALIAPFSDPRP; encoded by the coding sequence ATGCGAGTCATTCCTTTAGTCATGTTGGCCGGCGCTTTGTTGGCGGCACAAGCGGCGCTGGCGATAGGCCCGGTGCCGGTATCCTTGCGCAACGTGCCGATACCGCCGGTGCCGGGCCTGCTGGACGGCGCCGCGCCCATCGTCGTCGATAAAAACGCCGCGATCGCGTTGGGCAAGGCCTTGTTCTGGGATCAGGCGGTCGGCAGCGACGGTCAGGCCTGCGCGTCCTGCCATTTCCACGCCGGCGCCGACGGGCGGGTCAAAAATCAGCTCAATCCTGGTGGGAACAGTGTCCATGCTAGCGGCCGGACATTCGATACCCTGCCTTCCGGTGGCGGCGGTCCGAATCACACGCTCAGCCTGGACGACTTTCCGTTGCATCAATTCAGCAATCCGGCCGACAACACCAGCCGGGTGGTGTTCAGCAGCGACGACGTGGTCGGCTCCGCCGGCAGTTTTAGCGGGCAATATCAAAGCGTATCGCAATTCGGTTCGGCCAACGATCGATGCGCGCGCTCCGCCGATCCGCTGTTCAAGGTCGGTTCGGTCGGTACCCGGCAAACCACGGCCCGCAACGCGCCCAGCGTGATCAACGCGGTGTTCAACCACCGCAGTTTTTGGGACGGCCGCGCCAATAATATTTTCAACGGCAGCAGCCCGTGGGGCGAGCGCGATCCGGACGCCGGCGTCTGGGTGAAAATGAATGCCAAAACCGTCGCCAAGCAACGGCTGCACTTGGTCAATGCTTCGTTGGCCTCGCAGGCGGTCGCGCCGCCGACCAACAGCGCCGAAATGAGCTGCGACGGCCGACATTGGCAGGACATAGGCCGCAAGGTGTTGTCGCGGCAAGTGTTGCGCGACCAACTGGTGCATCCCCAGGATAGCGTGTTGGGCGCGATGAGTCTGGCCGCGAACCGGAAGCCGGGCTTGAATACGACTTACCGCAATCTGGTCACCCGCGCCTTTGCTTCGCGCTATTGGTCCTACAGCGGCACCGGTCCGTTCGGCGCGCCGGTCGGCGGCGGCTTGCCTTACAACCAGATCGAGGCCAATTTCGCGATGTTCTTCGGTTTGGCCATACAGTTGTACGAATCGACCTTGATCTCCGACCTGGCGCCGTTCGATCTCAGCCCGATCGACGCCAACATGAAACCGACTTGGAGCAACGTCGCCGCCGCCACGCCGGCGGAAACCCAGGCCTTGGTGGCCTCGTTAAAAAACGGCGTGGAATTGTTCGTGAACAATCATTGCAATCTGTGCCATGCCGGCCCGGCGTTTAGTTTGGCGGCGGTGGCGGCCAATGCGGCGTTGTTGACGCCGACGCCCGGCGCCAGCTTCGGTCCCCCGGATACGCCAATCGCGTTCGGTCCGAATGCCTTCGGCCCGTTCGGCGCCGCCGCCAAGGGCGGCATCAATCGCTACGGCAATATCGTCACCCGCGACACAAACATTCAGCAGTTACCGAAATTCATGGACTTGGGCTACGCCAATAACGGCGCCGTCGATGTGGAAGACGATCCCGGCGTCGGCGGCACGGACGATTTCGGTAATCCCTTGTCCTATAGCGCGCAATATGTCGAGTATTTGTTGGGCAACGCGACGGGCTTGCTCGATCCGGGCGTGAACAGCATCCGCGCCTGCGATTTTATCAGCCCGCTGGCCTATAACGTTGCGGTGAATCTGCCCAATGTATTTTTGCCTAGCGACGGCTTGCAGGCCGACGGTAGCCGCGAAGGCGTGTTGCGCAATCAAAACTGCACGAATGCGGTGACGGCTTATATCCCCACTCCGGCCGCCGCGCTAGCCAATTTGTCCGCCAGTAAAATGGCCGTGGCAACCCACGGCGCGTTCAAAGTGCCGACCTTGCGCAACGTGGAATTGACCGGCCCTTATATGCATAACGGCGGCATGGCGACTCTACGGCAAGTGATCGAGTTTTATAGCCGGCACGGCAATTTCAGCAGCGATAGCCTGCATTTTCATCTGGCCGGTTTTTCGACGTTGACGACGACGGAACAAAATGTCACCGATCTGACTAACTTTTTGCTCTCGTTGACCGACGAGCGGGTCAGATACCAAAGGGCGCCGTTCGATCATCCTCAGCTCATCGTCGCCCACGGCCACCTCGGCGGCGACCTGCAAGTCCAAGCCGGCCACGTCTTGGGCGCAAACTTGGGCCAAGACGAGCTGCTGGCGATTCCGGCGGTCGGCGCCAACGGCTCTTCGGCACTGATCGCCCCATTTTCGGATCCGCGACCATGA
- a CDS encoding formate dehydrogenase subunit delta, which yields MQHRIYERLISAPAPTKTLEQLLNNLNDVGRFYEAYPEEEAVQGLVSHMREFMAPSLRRQVVAHLSHGGVGMKTIVRTAVRRLKELT from the coding sequence ATGCAGCATCGCATCTACGAACGGTTGATTTCGGCGCCGGCGCCGACGAAAACGCTGGAGCAACTACTCAACAATCTGAACGACGTGGGCCGGTTTTACGAAGCCTATCCGGAAGAAGAGGCCGTTCAGGGATTGGTGTCGCACATGAGGGAGTTCATGGCGCCCAGTTTGCGCCGCCAAGTCGTCGCGCATCTGAGTCATGGTGGCGTCGGGATGAAAACGATCGTGCGCACGGCGGTCAGACGACTGAAGGAATTGACTTGA
- a CDS encoding LLM class flavin-dependent oxidoreductase: protein MNTESVSTSADQQAMRFGLFANFENPGGGFCAEALRESVLTVQHAERLGFAEAWITEHHFNPFSVSAAIFPLLSYLAAATTTIRLGSAAVLLPIRDILQVAEDAATVDALSGGRLLLGVARGGPFPLQFQHFGVDQATSRERMLEGALLLEKLLTEENVDFDGRYYRYQQVSIYPRPRQSRIPIWLAALSPESIALAATRGYGLMGASAAPVEKLHTALAAYRARAARTAPPFVLSRYFFCAEHRRAAIDAALPFVRDFARNMGAAIQRAAQSGSAELPFGVEAEAFAEARILANAIVGDVAECLDKIRALHHALGPHTLILKPASYDPLANRAALSLIAGHLDLSTA from the coding sequence GTGAATACCGAATCGGTTTCGACGTCCGCCGATCAACAAGCCATGCGCTTCGGCCTATTCGCCAATTTCGAGAATCCGGGCGGCGGTTTCTGTGCCGAAGCCCTGCGGGAAAGCGTGCTGACGGTCCAGCATGCCGAACGCCTGGGATTCGCCGAAGCCTGGATCACCGAGCACCATTTCAACCCCTTCAGCGTCAGCGCGGCGATCTTTCCGCTTTTGAGCTATCTGGCGGCCGCCACCACGACGATCCGGCTCGGCAGCGCGGCGGTACTGCTGCCGATACGCGATATTTTGCAAGTTGCCGAAGACGCCGCCACCGTCGATGCGCTCTCCGGCGGCCGCTTGCTGTTAGGCGTCGCGCGCGGCGGACCGTTTCCGCTGCAATTTCAACATTTCGGCGTCGATCAGGCGACGAGCCGCGAGCGCATGTTGGAGGGCGCGCTTTTGCTGGAGAAATTGCTGACCGAAGAGAACGTCGATTTCGACGGCCGTTATTACCGCTACCAACAAGTGTCGATCTACCCTCGCCCAAGGCAATCCCGAATTCCAATCTGGCTAGCCGCCCTGTCGCCGGAAAGTATCGCGCTGGCCGCCACGCGCGGTTACGGACTGATGGGGGCGTCGGCCGCACCGGTCGAAAAGCTACATACCGCGCTGGCGGCCTACCGCGCCCGCGCCGCGCGAACCGCGCCGCCCTTCGTACTGTCGCGTTACTTTTTTTGCGCCGAACATCGGCGCGCGGCGATCGACGCCGCCTTGCCCTTCGTCCGCGATTTCGCCCGCAACATGGGCGCGGCAATCCAACGCGCCGCGCAAAGCGGATCGGCGGAGCTGCCGTTCGGCGTCGAAGCCGAAGCGTTTGCCGAGGCACGCATCCTGGCGAACGCCATCGTCGGCGACGTCGCGGAATGTCTGGATAAAATCCGAGCACTGCACCATGCGCTGGGTCCGCATACCTTGATCTTGAAACCCGCTTCCTACGATCCGCTCGCCAACCGCGCCGCATTGAGCTTGATCGCCGGGCATCTCGACCTGAGCACGGCCTGA
- a CDS encoding phosphatase PAP2 family protein, with translation MRNRTYQFWGRLFAVLCLSCALQDVLADAGATPIPPEIGNRDRGYLPTNAIPDSLGLLPLPPADGSASFALDLIYAQKSFALRNTPAWALAIQDADLSFPNAASAYACALGVPVDEQHTPHLVKLLKKVKQDAGAATGAAKDRYKRPRPFMVNDARFCTPDDRARLEAGGSYPSGHNAIGMAWGLILAELVPARADAILARAQAFGFSRVVCNVHWYSDTVWGRYLGAYTVAKLHADRHFQDELSQAKDELDDLSEEAVAPNRDCVAERAGIEAQKPLTQ, from the coding sequence ATGCGGAACAGAACTTATCAATTTTGGGGACGGCTGTTTGCCGTTTTGTGCTTAAGCTGCGCGTTGCAGGATGTGTTGGCGGATGCCGGCGCGACGCCGATTCCGCCGGAAATCGGCAATAGAGACCGTGGCTATTTGCCGACCAACGCGATCCCGGACAGCCTGGGTTTGTTGCCGCTACCGCCGGCGGACGGGTCGGCGAGTTTTGCGTTGGATTTGATCTACGCCCAGAAAAGCTTTGCGTTGCGCAATACGCCTGCCTGGGCGTTGGCGATACAGGATGCCGACCTGAGTTTCCCGAATGCCGCGAGCGCCTATGCCTGCGCGCTGGGCGTGCCGGTGGACGAGCAACATACCCCCCATTTGGTGAAGCTGTTGAAGAAGGTCAAGCAGGACGCGGGCGCGGCCACCGGCGCGGCAAAGGATAGATACAAACGTCCCCGGCCGTTCATGGTCAACGACGCCCGGTTTTGCACACCGGACGATCGCGCCCGTCTGGAGGCCGGCGGTTCCTATCCGTCCGGACACAATGCCATCGGCATGGCTTGGGGCTTGATTTTGGCCGAACTGGTTCCCGCGCGGGCCGATGCGATTCTAGCCCGCGCCCAGGCCTTCGGATTCAGCCGGGTGGTCTGTAACGTACATTGGTATAGCGATACTGTATGGGGACGCTACCTGGGCGCGTATACGGTCGCTAAGCTCCATGCCGATCGTCATTTTCAGGACGAGTTGAGTCAGGCGAAAGACGAATTGGACGATTTGAGCGAGGAGGCCGTGGCGCCGAACCGCGATTGCGTCGCGGAACGGGCCGGCATCGAAGCGCAGAAGCCGTTGACTCAGTAA
- a CDS encoding group III truncated hemoglobin produces the protein MQNEDLIATESQIADLVRLFYERASADSRLKGIFDGVIDDWDAHHRVVENFWSRTLLATDRYHGSPYPVHARLPIQIEDFDIWLAYFRPVAREVLPPAAAEQAIARAEHMAESFKTGMFFDYTPAKTTSCLKPGD, from the coding sequence ATGCAAAACGAAGATTTAATCGCGACCGAGAGCCAGATCGCCGATCTGGTGCGGTTGTTTTACGAACGGGCCAGCGCGGACTCGCGCCTGAAAGGTATTTTTGACGGCGTCATTGACGATTGGGACGCCCATCACCGAGTCGTCGAGAACTTTTGGTCGCGCACCCTGCTGGCTACCGACCGTTACCACGGCAGCCCGTATCCGGTGCATGCGCGCTTACCCATACAAATCGAAGACTTCGATATTTGGCTGGCGTATTTTCGGCCCGTTGCCCGGGAAGTACTGCCGCCGGCGGCGGCCGAGCAAGCCATCGCTCGCGCCGAACACATGGCGGAGAGTTTCAAGACCGGGATGTTTTTCGACTACACCCCGGCTAAAACCACGTCATGCCTGAAACCGGGCGATTGA
- a CDS encoding class I SAM-dependent methyltransferase: MSRNPVFIAWDAAFADASLAIRQQRYAQALVVLRPLIGDAARKAKQWPPYRHALAGYALALYRHGEVNEALLQQSRLLLLAPNDAEARGNLLLLLQTEAIEFPDSAEFRRVLHGVLGQTELSDYAVPACRALLADAAFRQALQRLRGDDAEVVTALRQGRLRPLLQAPLLQLLLRNTLIPQPDFELALRRLRKALLMHYTADPHRPPQTGKADWDFIAALAQYQWLTEYAYAEDPEESRRLAALALQLQAGRDRPAEPAWQAALTYFALYRSGLELADCRSLFCQSAVSWKPHLQALIREWQACLRERTLAATVERLTDIADPVSEQVRRQYEEHPFPRWRQDPQARQVQSAGQWLRGLAPDLALSADFDGDIAVLTAGCGTGLEPISLTRQIRIGRYLALDLSRASLSYALRMAGELGLRDRIDFKQADLTRLDGYPERFDLITASGVLHHLAEPLHGWRILCNLLKPGGVMLVSLYSEAARRPVAAARQLIAANGWQAEPDRMRQLRQAILAGDYPELAPLLQWRDFYNLGMFRDLVFHACEHRFTLPQIAAQLRQLNLRFIAMRGLPPALNALYHADYPHDPNGSDLANWASFEAHHPNAFRSMYGLLLQKPPP; the protein is encoded by the coding sequence ATGAGCCGCAATCCGGTCTTTATCGCTTGGGACGCGGCATTCGCCGACGCCTCGCTGGCGATACGCCAACAACGTTACGCCCAGGCGCTGGTTGTGTTGCGTCCGCTAATCGGAGACGCCGCGCGCAAAGCCAAGCAGTGGCCGCCGTATCGCCACGCGCTGGCCGGCTATGCCCTGGCCCTTTATCGACACGGAGAGGTCAACGAAGCCTTGCTGCAACAAAGCCGCTTGCTACTGCTGGCGCCCAACGACGCCGAAGCTCGCGGCAACTTGTTGCTGTTATTACAAACCGAAGCCATCGAATTCCCCGATTCCGCCGAATTCCGCCGGGTATTGCACGGCGTGCTCGGCCAAACCGAACTGAGCGATTACGCGGTGCCGGCCTGCCGCGCCTTGCTGGCCGACGCCGCCTTCCGCCAGGCCTTGCAACGGTTGCGCGGCGACGATGCCGAAGTCGTCACCGCCTTGCGCCAGGGCCGCTTGCGTCCGCTGCTGCAAGCGCCGTTATTGCAATTGCTGCTGCGTAACACCTTGATACCGCAGCCTGACTTCGAACTGGCCTTGCGCCGCCTGCGCAAGGCGCTGTTGATGCACTACACCGCTGACCCGCACCGCCCGCCGCAAACCGGCAAGGCCGACTGGGACTTCATCGCCGCGCTGGCGCAGTATCAATGGCTGACCGAATACGCCTACGCCGAAGACCCGGAAGAAAGCCGACGGCTGGCCGCGCTGGCTCTGCAGCTGCAAGCCGGCCGCGATCGTCCGGCCGAACCCGCCTGGCAAGCGGCGCTGACTTATTTTGCGTTGTACCGCTCCGGTCTGGAATTAGCCGATTGCCGGTCACTGTTTTGCCAATCCGCCGTCAGTTGGAAGCCCCATCTGCAAGCTCTGATTCGCGAATGGCAAGCCTGTTTGCGCGAGCGCACATTGGCGGCAACCGTCGAACGCCTCACCGACATCGCCGACCCGGTGTCCGAACAAGTCCGCCGTCAATACGAAGAACATCCCTTTCCGCGCTGGCGGCAAGACCCGCAAGCCCGCCAAGTGCAAAGCGCCGGCCAATGGCTGCGCGGCCTGGCCCCCGATTTGGCGCTGTCCGCCGATTTCGACGGCGACATCGCGGTACTGACCGCCGGTTGCGGAACCGGCTTGGAACCGATTTCGCTGACCCGGCAAATTCGTATCGGCCGTTATCTGGCGCTGGATCTCAGCCGAGCCAGCCTGAGCTATGCCCTGCGCATGGCCGGCGAACTGGGCCTGCGAGACCGCATCGATTTCAAACAAGCCGACCTGACCCGGCTCGACGGCTACCCGGAACGTTTCGACCTGATTACCGCCAGCGGCGTGCTGCACCACCTGGCCGAACCGCTGCACGGCTGGCGCATCCTCTGCAATCTATTGAAACCCGGCGGGGTGATGTTGGTCAGTTTATACAGCGAAGCGGCGCGGCGGCCGGTCGCCGCCGCCCGGCAACTGATCGCCGCCAACGGTTGGCAAGCGGAGCCGGATCGCATGCGCCAACTGCGCCAAGCCATACTCGCCGGCGACTACCCGGAACTCGCGCCGCTGTTGCAATGGCGCGACTTTTACAACCTCGGCATGTTCCGCGACTTGGTGTTTCACGCTTGCGAGCACCGCTTCACGCTGCCGCAAATCGCCGCGCAACTGCGACAACTCAATTTGCGCTTCATTGCCATGCGCGGCCTGCCGCCGGCCTTGAACGCCTTGTACCACGCCGACTATCCGCACGACCCTAACGGCAGCGACTTGGCCAATTGGGCTAGCTTCGAAGCCCACCATCCAAACGCCTTTCGTTCGATGTATGGATTGTTGCTGCAAAAACCGCCGCCGTGA